A genomic stretch from Chitinophaga agri includes:
- a CDS encoding enoyl-CoA hydratase/isomerase family protein, with amino-acid sequence MVFEHILYNVTTRVATITLNRPEKRNALNGAIVGELRKAFSEAESDPEVKVIILKGAGEAFCAGADLEYLQQLQRNTREENLADSKELMQLMQQIYYHNKIVIAQVEGHAIAGGCGLVTLCDLSYAVPEAKLGYTEVKIGFIPALVSVFLVRKIGEGRARELLLTGRLITAAKAETYGLLNEVVPADEIADHVAKVAAELCTGASANSLKVTKRLITAVFDQPIENALEQAAQLNAETREHTDCQRGINAFLAKEKMVW; translated from the coding sequence ATGGTTTTCGAACATATCCTGTATAATGTCACCACGCGTGTAGCCACGATCACGCTGAATCGTCCGGAAAAACGCAATGCGCTTAATGGCGCTATAGTAGGAGAACTGCGTAAGGCTTTCAGTGAAGCCGAGTCAGATCCCGAAGTAAAAGTTATCATCCTGAAGGGCGCCGGTGAAGCCTTTTGTGCCGGCGCAGACCTCGAATATCTTCAGCAACTCCAACGCAATACAAGAGAAGAAAATCTCGCCGATTCTAAAGAACTGATGCAGCTCATGCAGCAGATCTATTATCACAATAAGATAGTGATCGCCCAGGTAGAAGGACATGCCATTGCCGGTGGTTGCGGACTGGTTACGCTCTGCGATCTTAGCTACGCCGTGCCGGAAGCAAAGCTCGGGTATACCGAAGTGAAAATTGGTTTTATTCCCGCACTGGTGTCTGTATTCCTGGTTAGGAAAATAGGAGAGGGGCGCGCCCGTGAACTGCTGTTGACAGGCCGGTTAATTACTGCCGCCAAAGCGGAAACCTATGGTTTGCTGAATGAAGTGGTGCCGGCTGATGAAATAGCGGACCATGTTGCCAAAGTAGCAGCAGAACTGTGTACAGGCGCTTCCGCCAATTCATTGAAAGTAACTAAAAGACTGATTACGGCCGTATTCGATCAACCTATAGAAAACGCCCTTGAACAGGCCGCGCAACTAAACGCAGAAACAAGGGAACATACTGATTGTCAAAGGGGTATAAATGCCTTTCTGGCAAAGGAAAAGATGGTTTGGTAA